Proteins encoded by one window of Flavobacterium sp. N502540:
- the purU gene encoding formyltetrahydrofolate deformylase, with product MQKITILMHCKDQKGIIAAVTTFIAKVEGNITYIDQHVDVEQNVFFMRLECELTNQHVSAESIKEDFSKTIVADFNMSWELYNQEHKPKMALFVSKYDHCLFDILGRYSANELNIEIPVIISNHNELRSVAERFNIPFHCVPFTKDNKEEGEAKQIELLKKYQINFIVLARYMQIVTPKLISLYENKIINIHHSFLPAFPGAKPYHSAFKRGVKIIGATSHYVTEQLDEGPIIEQDIARVSHIHSVEDFIMKGRDLERIVLARAIKLHAERKTIVYSNKTVVFS from the coding sequence ATGCAAAAAATAACCATTCTGATGCACTGCAAAGATCAAAAAGGAATCATTGCCGCAGTGACCACTTTTATTGCTAAAGTCGAAGGAAATATTACCTATATCGATCAGCATGTTGATGTAGAGCAAAATGTCTTTTTTATGCGACTGGAATGTGAACTCACCAATCAACATGTGAGTGCCGAATCGATAAAAGAAGATTTTTCAAAAACGATTGTAGCCGACTTTAATATGTCGTGGGAATTGTACAATCAGGAACACAAACCTAAAATGGCTTTGTTTGTCTCCAAATACGATCATTGTCTGTTTGATATTCTTGGGCGTTACAGTGCTAACGAATTAAATATAGAAATCCCTGTCATCATCAGTAATCATAACGAGTTGCGATCAGTTGCCGAACGATTTAATATTCCGTTTCACTGTGTTCCATTTACAAAAGACAATAAAGAAGAAGGTGAAGCCAAACAAATTGAACTGTTAAAAAAATACCAGATTAATTTCATTGTCCTGGCGCGTTATATGCAGATCGTTACCCCTAAATTGATTTCGCTTTACGAGAATAAAATCATTAATATTCATCATTCGTTTTTACCGGCCTTCCCGGGTGCCAAACCTTATCACTCGGCTTTTAAGCGAGGGGTAAAAATTATTGGAGCAACCAGCCACTACGTGACGGAACAACTGGATGAAGGGCCAATTATTGAACAGGATATTGCGAGAGTTTCACACATACATTCCGTTGAAGATTTTATTATGAAAGGGCGCGATTTAGAACGCATCGTTTTAGCCAGAGCGATAAAATTACATGCCGAAAGAAAAACAATAGTTTACAGCAATAAAACAGTTGTTTTTTCTTAG